Genomic segment of Candidatus Eisenbacteria bacterium:
CCTCCCCCTCGACGCAGAACTCGAACGCGCTCCTCTCTTGATCGAGTGGAAGAAACGCGATCCCCTCCCTCTCGAAGCCGGCGCGAAGCGCGCCCATTCTCTTTCGGTTGTCGATCGCATCGTTCAGCGCCGCCGCGGCGAACCGGAGCCGGTCGATGCTCTTTCGGCCCGCCGCGAGAAGAACCCGGCGCGCGAGGGGGAGAGCGGCGCCCCGGCTGGGAGCGTGCGGGGCGACCGCGAGGAGAAGAGAGAAGACCTTCCCCGCGACCTCGGGCGCCACACCGCGGTCCGCCGACCGTCGCACGAAGAGCGAGCGGTCGCGCGCGAGCCGCGGTCCTCTCCTCGAGCGGAGATCCCGAAGGAGCGCGTGTGCGCTCGCCCGCGCGCATCCGGTCAGGTTCCGGATGATCGCCGCGATCTGCTCCTGATAGAACGGAACGCCGGCGGTTTCGCGAAGGATCGGCGCGAGCCTCGGGAGCGAGACGGTCGGCGGCCCGGTTCCCGCGCGGATCTCGGCGATCCGAAGAACGAGATCGCGCCGAGGGCCCGGCCCGATGCCCGCCGCGAGGAGGAGGGCAAGATCCTCCTCCGTCCGCGGGGCGATCGCGGCCACGAGATCCCTCGCGAGCGCGGCCCCTCTCTCGAGGATGCCGGTCCACTCGCCGCGCCGAATCCCTTCGAGAGGATCCCCTTCCCCTTCGATCGAAGAGGTCGCGCGGAGAACGCCAAGAAGAGGCGACTCCGCCAGATCGAACCGGAGGGGTCCCCCGCGCGCGGCGGGATCCGCCCAGATCTCCCCGGTCTCCTCGGTCCAGAGAAGCGCGCGCGGGTCGCGATCGTAGCCGGCGACCGCTCCCGTGAGGACAGCCTCCCCCTCGGCTCTCGAGAGAGGATCCGGACTGCGGGTCCCCCGGTCGCGTGGGCCGGAGGGGTTCGCGGTGGGTGGGTGTGGATCAGGTCCGGATCCCTCTCTCGAGCGCCGAGAAACCGCGCCGATCGCGCGCTCGATCACGGCCGGGTCGAGTGGGCGCGGCACAAAGGGCGGGATCAAGAAACCGGGGAACCGCTCCCCGAGAAGCCGGCGGACGAGGGCGATCCCCTCGCGATCCCCTTCGATCACGAGAGAGCACGCGCTTCCTTCTCTGCTCGGGAGGGCGCTTCCCATCTCATCCGGCTCGTCGGTCTGCAAGCCGGTCAGCCAACCGACCGCGCTTCCGGAGAGAAACCGTGTGTGGACAAGAAGGTCGGGCCGCGCCCGCCGCACGGCACGGAAGACCCGCGCGAGCGGGAGAACTGCCGCCCGGAGGCGTCCCTCCAGCGCCCAGAACTCTTCGAAGAAGCGCGTCTCGATCTCCTTCCGCTTCCCATGCGAGGCGCCCGCGTAGCGCCGCTCGATCTCGACGAGAACCATTCGGAGGAGCTCGTCCGTCTCCACCGGTCGGGGTGTCCATCCGGCCGCGGGCGGGAAGGCCGCCGTCCGCTCCGCGACCTCTCGCGCGGCGCGGAGCGGCTCAGGGTCCCCGTCGTAGCGCGCCGCCATCTCCTCCGCCGGGCGAAGGGAGACCTCCGCCTCCGCCAGGAACGCGTCCGGCGGGCCCTCCACGCGCGCCGGCCCGGCCGCCGCTCGGAGCCGCGCGAGAAGGGAATCCTCGCCGGTTCGGAACACCAGGACCGGATCCGCGGCCACCCGGCGAAGGCGGTAGCGGTCCGCGATCTCGCGGAGAAAAGGCTCGACGAGCCCCTCCCGAGGGGCTCCTGTTCTCGAGGTTTCGAGGAAAAGTCGGGACGGGCCGAAGAGATCGACGAGGCGCCGAACGGCGCGGTGCGCGTCCCCCGCCCGGCCGCGGGCGAACGCCCCGGAGACAGGTCCCGCGAGTCCCCCAGTGAGCGCGAGAAGACCCGCCGCGCACGCCTCGACCTCCCGGAGCTCAGCCACCCCCTGAAGGCAAGCCGGCCTCTCCGGCCGCGCGATCTTCTCGAGAAGGAGATCGAGGTTCCGTCTTCCTTCCTCCGTCTCGGGGAAGAAGGTGAGAACGTAGGAGGACGGCGCCGAATCGCCCCCGGGCCTGGGGAAGCGGATCACGACCTCCGCTCCGGCCGCGAGAAGAACCCCGTTCTCCCGAAACCCGCCCGCCGCGGCGGCCGCCCCGAAGAGGACGCCCCGATCCGCGATGCCGGCCGCGCCGAAGCCGGCCGCGCGGAGGCGCGCCGCCAAGGCCTCCGGCTCGATCGCGGAGAGAAGCGGCGAGAACCGGGTTTGGATCTTGAGAGGGACCGCCTCCATCACTCCCCCCTGCGCCCGAACCCCGGGCGACCTGAACAAAAGCTACTAGACATTTGTGGGCCTGTCAAGCCTTTTTCGCAAGGGAGCGGTTAGGCGCGCCGGCGAGCCGGGGCCCTCGGAGGAATCGGGATCGAGCGGGCGCGGAAGCACGCGGACCGGGAACGAGCGCGCGGACCGGGCGGGAAGAAGGAGCCCGAGCCGCGTTCGAGACAAGTCCTCCGAGCTACCCGTTGGTTCGGGCGGCGCGGTTTCGATAGAGGGCCTTGTCCGCGACCGCCGCCATCTTCTCCACGTCGAACGGGACGCCGAGGAAATCGCGGATCCGGGTCGCCTGGCCCCGCGGATCCTCGAGGATGCCGGTGTAGTCGACGTAGAGAACCTCGAAATGCGGCTGCTTCTCGAGGAGCGCGTAGACTTGCTTGAGATGCTCCTCGTAGATCTTCTTCATCTGGTCGTCGGGGGTTTCGTTCTTCTCGCCCCGGTGATCGAGCATCTTGTTCTGCGAGGCGAGGACCTCGTCCAGATGGCGCCGCATGAAGACGACTTTGTAGCGGTTCGTGTCGGGAAGATCCTTGAGGAGAAAAGAAATCACCTTGAGGGCCTTCCCGCGCGCGTCCCGCACCCAGGTCTTGTCGGTCATCTTGTGCAGATCCTTCACGCGCTCGTCCTCGAAGTACCCCTTCGGGTTGTCTTCGTCCGCGGTGCGGATGCCGTCCACGACCTGGGGCATGCCGCCTGCATCGAGCATCTTCATCGCAAGCGACGTGCCGGAGCGCGGGAGCCCCGACACGATCACGATCGGCTTTCCGTACTTGAGGTCGTCCACGATCTTCCGCACGAACGAGGCCATTGGGATGACTCCTTCACTCCCCGGGCGTTCTCCGATCCGCGCGGCGGCCCGCCCGAGCGTCCTCGATCGACGGCCGGCCGCGCCCCCTCCCTCTCCCCGAGCGGGTAGCGTATCACCACCCATCCGGGAAGCCAAGCGTCCGCGACGGCGCGCTCGGTTCGGCGCGGCCAGGGAAAACGATGGTCCCCCGCGGAAAATCGTGCTATACGAGGGGCGGGTTTCGGATTTCCGGAGCGCCCGGCGGGGATCGCCGCCCGGCGCGCGGCGCAAGGAGACACGCATGCACGACCCAAAGACGCTCGCCCTCCGCGGGGCGGTTCTCTCACGGAAAGAAGCGCTCCTCCACCGAGCGGCTCTCGCGATCGGGGCTTCCCTCCTCGTGGCGGCCTCGGCGCAGATCGCCTTCCGCGTCCCCTTTAGCCCGGTCCCCGTGACCGCGCAGACGCTCGCCGTCCTCCTCGTCGGGGCCCTTCTCGGGAGCCGGCTCGGGACGGCCGCGATCCTTCTCTATTTGATGGAAGGAGCGGCGGGACTCCCCTTCTTCGCGCAAGGCGCGGGAGGCGTCGCCTTTCTCGCCGGTCCGACCGGCGGTTACCTCTTCGCGTTCGTGCCCGCGGCGTTCCTGGTCGGTGCGCTCGCCGAGCGGGGTTGGGACCGGCGGCCCCTCGCCGCCGCGGCTGCGATGGCGCTCGGGAGCGCCGTGATCCTCCTCGGAGGGGCGTCGTTCCTCGCGCGCCTCATCGGACCTGAGAGAGCGATCGACGCGGGGATCCTCCCGTTCCTTCCGGGAGATCTCTTGAAGACCGCCCTCGCGGCTCTCGCGGTTTCCGCCGCCCGGCGCGGGTCCGCGCGCGCGAGGAAGTAGTCCGCCCGCACGCGCGGTGCGCGAAGAGAACGAAGGGAACACGGACGGGAGATCCCTCCCTCCCGCCGAATCGGATGGGACCTGTCGGCCCGCGCGGCCGGGGAGGATTCATTCATGGTCTTCTTGTTCATGGCTCAAGCGAGAGGCCCTCTTCTCGCGGCGCTCGCTCTTCTCGCCCTCTTCGCACCCGCCCTCGCCGCGATCGACCCGGCGGGAGGCTTCGGAGGGGGGCCGATCGCGGGAACCGTGACGATCACCGTGATCGACGAGATGACCGGAAACCCGGTTCCCGGCGCCTACTGCCAGGTTGGGCCGAGCCCGGGCCTCCCCTTCGCGGGGAACGGAGCCCGCACGAACGCCTCGGGGGTCGCCGTCTTCTCCCATCCCGCCCTCGCCGGAGCGCAGACGGTCACCGCCGGCAAGGAAGGCTACGCCTGCTTCACGGTCTTCGGGATCGACGCCCGGGAGATGGTCCTCCCGATCCGCGAACAGGGGGCCGCGATCGAGCGCCCGATCTACCAGGGAGACATTTCAGGGTTCAACATCGTCTGGAACGACGGGATCGTCGATCTCGCCCTCGTTTGGAGGACCTTCTTCGTTCGCGAGCTCGTCTCGTTCGCCTCCGACCTTCTCGGAGGGGACTTCGAGCGCTTCGCGCCGACGGTCGGCGAGAACTTCCCGCTCGTCGGGCTGCAGCCGGTCCCAGGCTCCGTCTACATGCCCTGGCAAATCGAGCTCGGCCTCATCCCCTTGAGCCGTAAACCTTACTTCATCTATGTAGAGGACCAGACGGTCACGGACATCGGCGCGGTCTACGCGAAGATGCCGCTCATGACCCTCCTCGACGAGCTCGGGTCGGACCGGCCGGACCTTCTCGCGCTCCTCGCCGCGTTCGATGTCCAGAAGTACGCAATCGAGCAGGGGATATTCGTAAACGGTTCGGGAACGAAGAACCTCAGCCTCACGATCGGCGAGGGGGCGTCGCTCCGGATCCGCGTGGAGAACACCGCCCCGGACATGGACGTTCTCTGCGTGGCGATCGCCGACCTCGACCGGCTCTCGGGATATGGACGCCTCATGCCGTGCGGGTTCGCGGGAACGCCGGGCGGGACGCCCGCGGTGCTCGGTCTCTCGACCCTCGGATCGGGCGCGCCGGGGAACCCGAACTACCTCGCCGGGGCGCTTCAGACCGATACGCTCGAGGGGCTCGCGAGCACGGCGGTCTTCGATCGTCGGGGGCTCGTCGCGGGGGACACTGCCCAGGCGACCGGATATCTCGAGGTCCCGACGCCGCTCCTCGCCGGGGATCGGTTCACGTGGACCTCCGTCGCGAACGCGCCGGCCGGGCTCTTCCCGACCGTGCACCGCGCCGCCCTCACGCTCGTCACGACCGTTCCGGACACGGCGGAGTGGGCCGAAGAGGGGGACACGCTCGACATCCCGACCCCGCTCTGGACGTTCCTCCTCGGCGCGGGGGACACGTCGTTCGCGCTCCCCTGTCTCGGGACCGAGCTTCCCTCCCCCATCATCGATCCGGCCGCGACCCCGGATCTGGACCGCTTGGATTGGAGCGTGACCGGGATCCGCCTCGGCCTCGCCCCCGGCTTCGATTACGACGAATGGAACCTCGTCGATCTCGGGCTCTCCGGCACGCACCTCGCCTCGAACACGGAGAAGTTCGTCGCCCCTCCGGAATCGCCGCTCGTCTCGGTCGCCGAGGAGGGGGGACGGCGGGGCGCGAACGCGCTCGGGTTTCCGAACCCGAACCCCTTCCGATCGCGGACGACGATCCGCTTCGATCACGCCTCCGCGGGGGAGCGCGCGCGCCTCGATGTCTTCGATCTCGCGGGGAGAAGAGTGCGCACGCTCTTCGATGGAACCGGCGGCGGCGAGCAACAGGCGATGTGGGACGGAACCGATGACCGCGGACGCGACCTCCCGCCGGGCCTCTACCTCCTCAGGCTCCGGACGGAGGAGGGAGCCCACACGAGGAAGGTGCTGAAGACGCGTTAGGTTCGCTTGAAGAGCAAAGAGAAGCCGTCCCGGGGGACGATCAGGCGGGCGGGGTCTTCGCGCGGATCTCCGGCGGCGCGACGGCGCCGGCGGAGAAGAGCGCGCGGATGGCCGCGTCGACGCCGAGATCGAGGTAGATGAGGTCCCTCACCGGAACGATCAGGATCCACCCGGTCGTCGGGATCGGCGTGGAGGGGACCATCACGTGCGCGACCCTCTCCTCCCCTCCCGCCGTGCGGAGCGTCGTGTAGGCGGTGACGAACGCGTACGCGTACGCGCCCCTCCGCGGGTACTCGACGAGCACGACCTCCTTGAACGGCTGCTTCTCCCGCGGCGTCGCGAGCGCGTGGACGATCTCCCGCGCCGCGCTATAGATGCTCCGGACGAGCGGAACGCTCCCGAAGACCCTCTCGCCCACCGCGATTAGCCATCGCCCGAGGAAGTTCGTCGCGAGAAGCCCCACTAGGAAGATGAGAAGGATCGTCGCGGCGAGACCGAGCCCGGGGATCTGCCTGTGGAGGACGCGGCCGATCCACGGCCCGAGCACGTTGTCCACCGAATGAAAGAGGAGACGGAGCGCGAGAACCGTGGCGATGACCGGGACGATGACGAGGATCCCGGCCAGGAAGAGCGAGCGAAGCTTACGAAGAAAAGAACCCATCACCCCTCGCGGGTTCTCCGGGGAAGCGCGCCGGAGCCCGGGGCGATCTTAGCACTGATGAGCGAGGGCACGTACCGGTTTCCGGACCCACGCGGGATCGGCATTTCTCCTTCCAGATTCCGACCGTGAAGAAACGGCCGCCCTTGACAACGGTCGTTCCCTGTCAGCGGATCCTCTTGATGGTGCGGGCGACGACATCCCCGCCGATCGTGAGCCGCGCGAAGTAGACCCCGGAGGGAGCGCTCTCCCCCGAGTCTTCGACCCCATCCCACGAGACCGAGTGCTCGCCGGCGCGAACCCTCTCGTCGAGGAGCACGGCGACGAGCCGCCCGCAGACGTCGTGGATCGTGAGCCGCACCTCTGCGGGCGCGGGCGCCAGGAACGCCAGCTCCGTTTCCCGGAGGAAGGGATCGGGACCGCACCTCCAGAACCGCGGACCTCCCTGAAACGCGGCCTCCCCCGCCGAAATTCCGACCGGCGCCTCGCAGCCGAGCGGCAGGGCCCCCACCCGCCCGCAGCCGTCGTTGTTCTCCGGGAGGCAAGGAGAGTCGGAGCGGAGCGAGAAGTCGTTCTCGCCCATCGCGCAGAAGAGAGGATCTTCGGAAAAATTGCAGTCGACGCCGAGGAGGCCCGCGATCGGCCCCACCCAGTCGCCCCCCGCGTTGCCGAAGATGTCGCACCGCGTGATCGCGACATCCGCGCCGAAGACCGCGAGCCCGTTCCCGCGCGCGCCGAACGCCAGGAGCGACGCCTCGACCTCGATGTCCGCCTCGTCGGAAGCCAGGATCCCAGCCCCGTACCATGCGCGGTTCTGCGCGAAGGTGCAGCTCTCGACCCGTCCGACCGAGCGGCTGAAGAACACCCCTGCCCCGTAGCCCCCCACCGCCTCCAACGGGTAGTCGTTTCCGTAGAAGACGCACTCCTCGAAGCGCGCGCCGCTTCCCGCGTCACACAGGAAGCAGTAGGCCCCTCCCCCATCGGTCGCGAGGTTGTTCCGGAACGTGCAGCCTCGAAAGACCCCCTCGCCCCCCCAGAGGAAAGCCCCTCCTCCCGCCTCGGCCTCGTTCCCTTCCAGCACGCACCTCTCCACGGAGAAGAGGCCGCCGGGCGCGAGGCGCTTCACCGCGAGCGCCCCGCCGTAGCCCGGGAGGAGATCCTCCGGCAGGTCGCCGGGATCGCCGCCGCGCATCGTGATCCCCTCGATGCAGATCCTTGAACCAGGAAAGGTATAGATGAGAAAGGCGCGGCCGTTCCCCTCGACGTCGATCGCGCACCTCTCCGCATCGCCGCTCGCCGAGAAGAGGGTGATCTCGCCTCCGAGGATCAGGTTCCGGTTGCCGGCTCCCGCGAACACGCCGTCCGCGAGGCGGATGCTGTCGCCGGGCCCGGCCGCGGCGAGCGCGTGCTCGAGATCCGGGTACGAGCCCGAGCCGTCCGGAGCGACATCGAGAACGAAAGCGCCCCCCCGAGGAACCCCTGCGAAGAGGAGAAGAAAGAGGACGACGAAGACGACCATACGGAACCCTCCTGGGCGCGGCGCCCGCGATCGGCCGGGCCATGCATCCACGCGCACGAGCAGGCCTCCTCGTGATTCTACCCGATGCGCTTCCTCTTCTAACGAACGAGCGTCAGGCGCCTCGTCTCGACCTCGCTCCCCGAGAGAAGCCGAAGGAAGTAGACTCCGGGGGCGACGCGCGCCCCCGCGTCGTTCGTTCCGTCCCACTCGACCGCGCCCGACGGCGCGCCGATCGGGAACGAGCGGACGAGCCTCCCCGCGACGTCGTAGACCCGAAGCGCGCCCGGCGCGCCCGCGGGCCTCGCGTAGAGGATCGTCACGCTCCCGCGCGCCGGGTTCGGCAGGACGTCGAAGCGCCGCGCGAGGGGGGACGGATCGGCCGCTTCCTCCACGCCGGTCCGCACGAGCGCGTACGCCCTCGCCTCCTCCTCGCTCGTGAAGACGAGACGCCCGAGGCATCCCGGACCGAACGCTCCGATGCTCCCCTCCGGCAGCAAGGCGAAACACGGCGACCGGAGATCGATCCGGTGGTTCCCGGCGGACGCGGGCGCGTCGCCGCATGCGACCGGCGAGCAGAACATCGGGTCGACCGAGAGGCTCCCCGCCCCCCACATGTATGTTCCCAAACCATCGATCTC
This window contains:
- a CDS encoding PHP domain-containing protein; this encodes MEAVPLKIQTRFSPLLSAIEPEALAARLRAAGFGAAGIADRGVLFGAAAAAGGFRENGVLLAAGAEVVIRFPRPGGDSAPSSYVLTFFPETEEGRRNLDLLLEKIARPERPACLQGVAELREVEACAAGLLALTGGLAGPVSGAFARGRAGDAHRAVRRLVDLFGPSRLFLETSRTGAPREGLVEPFLREIADRYRLRRVAADPVLVFRTGEDSLLARLRAAAGPARVEGPPDAFLAEAEVSLRPAEEMAARYDGDPEPLRAAREVAERTAAFPPAAGWTPRPVETDELLRMVLVEIERRYAGASHGKRKEIETRFFEEFWALEGRLRAAVLPLARVFRAVRRARPDLLVHTRFLSGSAVGWLTGLQTDEPDEMGSALPSREGSACSLVIEGDREGIALVRRLLGERFPGFLIPPFVPRPLDPAVIERAIGAVSRRSREGSGPDPHPPTANPSGPRDRGTRSPDPLSRAEGEAVLTGAVAGYDRDPRALLWTEETGEIWADPAARGGPLRFDLAESPLLGVLRATSSIEGEGDPLEGIRRGEWTGILERGAALARDLVAAIAPRTEEDLALLLAAGIGPGPRRDLVLRIAEIRAGTGPPTVSLPRLAPILRETAGVPFYQEQIAAIIRNLTGCARASAHALLRDLRSRRGPRLARDRSLFVRRSADRGVAPEVAGKVFSLLLAVAPHAPSRGAALPLARRVLLAAGRKSIDRLRFAAAALNDAIDNRKRMGALRAGFEREGIAFLPLDQERSAFEFCVEGEGIRVGLAALSGVARGYGERIVAERKRGGSFKGDADLLRRLADLRLPRAVLEEAARAFRCAGEVPAPAAEPSVVEREGARRPDSEKFAGRADGRPKARRTRRRRAGDQTAFSFLAGGEPSRTKGKSARSSPRNRGKT
- a CDS encoding sulfotransferase, coding for MASFVRKIVDDLKYGKPIVIVSGLPRSGTSLAMKMLDAGGMPQVVDGIRTADEDNPKGYFEDERVKDLHKMTDKTWVRDARGKALKVISFLLKDLPDTNRYKVVFMRRHLDEVLASQNKMLDHRGEKNETPDDQMKKIYEEHLKQVYALLEKQPHFEVLYVDYTGILEDPRGQATRIRDFLGVPFDVEKMAAVADKALYRNRAARTNG
- a CDS encoding biotin transporter BioY → MHDPKTLALRGAVLSRKEALLHRAALAIGASLLVAASAQIAFRVPFSPVPVTAQTLAVLLVGALLGSRLGTAAILLYLMEGAAGLPFFAQGAGGVAFLAGPTGGYLFAFVPAAFLVGALAERGWDRRPLAAAAAMALGSAVILLGGASFLARLIGPERAIDAGILPFLPGDLLKTALAALAVSAARRGSARARK
- a CDS encoding T9SS type A sorting domain-containing protein: MVFLFMAQARGPLLAALALLALFAPALAAIDPAGGFGGGPIAGTVTITVIDEMTGNPVPGAYCQVGPSPGLPFAGNGARTNASGVAVFSHPALAGAQTVTAGKEGYACFTVFGIDAREMVLPIREQGAAIERPIYQGDISGFNIVWNDGIVDLALVWRTFFVRELVSFASDLLGGDFERFAPTVGENFPLVGLQPVPGSVYMPWQIELGLIPLSRKPYFIYVEDQTVTDIGAVYAKMPLMTLLDELGSDRPDLLALLAAFDVQKYAIEQGIFVNGSGTKNLSLTIGEGASLRIRVENTAPDMDVLCVAIADLDRLSGYGRLMPCGFAGTPGGTPAVLGLSTLGSGAPGNPNYLAGALQTDTLEGLASTAVFDRRGLVAGDTAQATGYLEVPTPLLAGDRFTWTSVANAPAGLFPTVHRAALTLVTTVPDTAEWAEEGDTLDIPTPLWTFLLGAGDTSFALPCLGTELPSPIIDPAATPDLDRLDWSVTGIRLGLAPGFDYDEWNLVDLGLSGTHLASNTEKFVAPPESPLVSVAEEGGRRGANALGFPNPNPFRSRTTIRFDHASAGERARLDVFDLAGRRVRTLFDGTGGGEQQAMWDGTDDRGRDLPPGLYLLRLRTEEGAHTRKVLKTR
- a CDS encoding DUF502 domain-containing protein — encoded protein: MGSFLRKLRSLFLAGILVIVPVIATVLALRLLFHSVDNVLGPWIGRVLHRQIPGLGLAATILLIFLVGLLATNFLGRWLIAVGERVFGSVPLVRSIYSAAREIVHALATPREKQPFKEVVLVEYPRRGAYAYAFVTAYTTLRTAGGEERVAHVMVPSTPIPTTGWILIVPVRDLIYLDLGVDAAIRALFSAGAVAPPEIRAKTPPA
- a CDS encoding right-handed parallel beta-helix repeat-containing protein, with amino-acid sequence MVVFVVLFLLLFAGVPRGGAFVLDVAPDGSGSYPDLEHALAAAGPGDSIRLADGVFAGAGNRNLILGGEITLFSASGDAERCAIDVEGNGRAFLIYTFPGSRICIEGITMRGGDPGDLPEDLLPGYGGALAVKRLAPGGLFSVERCVLEGNEAEAGGGAFLWGGEGVFRGCTFRNNLATDGGGAYCFLCDAGSGARFEECVFYGNDYPLEAVGGYGAGVFFSRSVGRVESCTFAQNRAWYGAGILASDEADIEVEASLLAFGARGNGLAVFGADVAITRCDIFGNAGGDWVGPIAGLLGVDCNFSEDPLFCAMGENDFSLRSDSPCLPENNDGCGRVGALPLGCEAPVGISAGEAAFQGGPRFWRCGPDPFLRETELAFLAPAPAEVRLTIHDVCGRLVAVLLDERVRAGEHSVSWDGVEDSGESAPSGVYFARLTIGGDVVARTIKRIR